The window TTTCCTGGAGTTGAACAATCCTGCTGTCTACGGCTCGAACATATGGACAGTGATTACACATAATGATAACGACGAGGATATCTTTATCATCGTAGTCGGCAAGAGAGTGCATCTTTCCATCTACACCCTTCAGGTAGAAATCAACTGCCTTTGTCCCTAACGGTACATTTATTGACTTTAGTAAGGCCATCTTACTCCTCCAAATTAAACACATTACAAAATATCTCTTTTAAAGTCTCAGTTTACCAAAGCCTCAATGATCAAATCAAACAAAAAGAAGAGAGGAGAGCATATTTGAAATGTATTCTGGCGTAAATGACCCAGGAGGAGAGACACTAAGTAAAAACAGTTTCTTTATCTTCTGCAGATAAGTTTTTTTTCTTGAAGCTCTTTCAAGGCTATCACTTTTTGCGGGACTTTGTATCGAGAAAAAAGCTCGTGCAGTTTGTTTAATATATTTGTTATCTCTCTATTGCTGTCTGGAGAAGATAGTCCAGCATAATCCTGTGTAGTCGATCTGTTCGTTGAATCATGATTAAGAAGGGCTACGGAACCAAAGGAGGAGAGACTTTCACTTTTATTTACTCTTTTCGGAGAACCGGCAAAACTGCTGACCGCCAGGTGCGGAAGGGTAAATATTACTCTCCTCAATTCTGTTTTCTCAATCTCTTTCATAGGTATTATTCCGTTCCAACGTCGGGAAAACCCTTCAACAACCCACTGTTTCCCGTTACGATCTGTCAGTTGATACCAGACATGAGGCCTTCTCACTTCACTTTCTTTATCAATAACCCAACCCCATACAATTTCAGCATTATTTTGATCTCTTGAAAGATGCGAGTAAAAAAGAAACACAGCGTCTTCGCAATCACCCTTCTTCAACCTTTCAGTTTCATCAGGTGATTGCCAAAAGTCAGCGTTATTCTCCTCAGCTGTATATTCAATATTGAAAGCGATGTCTTTGTACGCTTGATAAATACAACTTCCGTTTTCAAACATTTTTTCACACCATTTTTTATAGAGAATATTATCATTTACTTTCTCTCCATTTGCAACAGGGTTAACGGCTTCTTCTACCGGTCTATATCCAGAACTGGAAAAAGCAACCATTAACCTGTCACTGAGGGTATATGAGGAATGAGACGTGATGACCATTATGAAGGCACAAACAAATCCGATGAATTTTGAAAATTTTTTGTCATTCATACTCAGTACCTGACCAGAACACATCGAAAATGAAATAGTTCACCGCAAAGATACCAAGGGGCGTAATATTTCAAAGCTTATCGACTCTTCTCTTAATAGCTTCTTTTAAGATTAAAATATTTTACGTATTTTCCTTTTAGTGATGGTAATTAAATCAAACTTCCACTTTAATCCCTGCATGCGTTACGTGTGTCAAAAGTTGCACATCGTCAACTGATTCAGTATCTCTATTTTTTACTTCTTTAATCTTTAAAAAAAGACTCTTCAGTGTACCGTATCGGTATTTATTAACCCTGCTTTTTTTATTTGTTGATTTTGTTCTGGATGTCAATTTGTACCGAACACAGATACCAAAGAGCCTTTTTTGAACCTGGCAATATCTCATTCATGTCAGCATGCAGCTGCATACTTTCAGAAATGTACAGGTTTATTATCGTCACTATTTATAAAAGTCTTTACCATTAAATTCTCAGCTGAAGAAACAATATAATTTATCTCGGTAACTACGATATACGGCAAGCCGATCTGAGAGTTCTCATACGAACATTTTCTAAAATTTCAGATACTTTCCACAATATACTAAAACCAATTTGGTTTTCGGTTTTATCGGAAATCAAATCCTGGTGAAGGTATACTCGCTCAATTTTTCTCGGATTTTATCCGAAAACCATTATGAGATGAGTATAAAACAGGAAACAGCACACAGAAATTGCAACGATAGCCCTTACAAAATAATTTCTGGCGTTTCAAGGCATGAGTCTGCGTGCAATTTTGATTTTCCGATTGATAAACCACGGACTCAGTAATACCAGGCTGAGGGTAATCCCCGGATATAAAACTCCGAGAATTTTGTGCTTGAGGATAAGGTAAAGTTCATGTGAAATCTGGTCTTAAAACTGAAAATTAATTTCAACGAGTATATATGCTTCCTAGCGTACTTCCAGATATTGATAAGTCTGTGGGGTTCAGGATAGGTAACCAGCGTAATATGGGGAATCCCTCAAGGTGTTGTTGATATGGAGTGCGTTCAGCGCATCCTTTCTCCAGGGATATGAGTTATAAGCTTATTTCTCATAAGGAGACATGGAATATTTAGATAAATACAGGGGCAGTAATTCTCATACCAACAGCTTGCATGGAATATATTTTAAGGCTGGTTGAAGGTTTTTTGAAAAGGAGAGTTGTAAGAATACTGAAGAATTCACAAGAACCTGTGACAGAGACAACATCTTTCTTTGACAGAACGGTATTCGAGGAATCATGATCCCCGAATGGATTATTGAGGGTGGAGAGATATCTCGTAGATGGATAATTTTCGTTCAAACACAGGGTGTTCGTTCACGCACTATCTAAGGCAAGAAACTATAAAAACTTCTTCTACTGAAAAGATTTAATTGTTGAAATTCTATCGAGTTGCCAAAGTATTTAAGATTTCAACTCCCTGCTCCAATGTCTCAAATGATGCGGCATACGATAATCTGAAATGGGATTTTTTTTCTGAAAATACACTACCAGGGATAAGTAACAATTTTTTTTCAATTGCACGAGTAGCAAACTCTTCATCTGTACCCCAGGGAACTTGTGGAAAAAGGTAAAATGCACCATCAGGTTTAGTTAGTCTATAATTTTTCTTAAGACCATTATAAACAAAATCACGTTTCTCTTTATAATCATCTATATACTTACTTATATCAACATCCAAGGCCTTGACGCCTGCGATCTGTGCAAATGAAGGAGCGCAGATATAGGTATATTGCTGGAGTTTTATCATCTCATTTATAATCTTTTTCGGACCTATCACACTTCCCAGGCGCCAACCTGTCATTGCATACGACTTAGAAAAACCTTGACAAGTAAGGGTATTTTCATGGAGCATTCCAATACTTTGGCAGGTAGTGTCATAAACGAATCTGCTATAAATCTCATCAGATATGATTATTAAATTATATTTTTTTGCAATCTCGCAGATTTCAACAAGATGTTCCGGTCTGCAAACCGCACCTGTTGGATTTGAGGGGCTGTTAATGAGAAGCATTTTCGTGCGGGAACTTATGCAGGACAAGATCCGGGAAGGGGTAAGTTCAAACTCCGGGTACGTATCAATAAATTTTATATCACCACCACAAAATTTAATAAGATGCTTAAAAGATACAAAATAAGGATCGGGTACGAGAACCTCATCTCCTGGATTAATGAGGACCAGGAAGGCCAAGGTCAGTGCCCCGGCAACACCCGATGTTATCATTATATCATCGGCAATTATCCCCTTCTCAAGCTTTGCCTGCTTGAGAATTTTTTCGCTCAGCTCGGGAATTCCCTGGGTAATTGTATATCTGTTAAAACCACTTTTTATCGCCCGGACAGCCTCTTCTTTAATCTCATCAGGTACATCAAAATCAGGCTGTCCAATGCTCAGGTTAACAGGGTTTTTTATCTTCTGAGCCAGATCAAAAACTTTTCTTATTCCAGAAGCTTCAAATCCCTGCATTCTATCTGAAATCATTACTTGGCTTTTTCCTTTTTCCCCGCACCAGAAGTCGCCTCTTCACCCTTTTCCTTAGAAGGTTTTCCCTTCTTGCGAATCTTGATGGTTTTCACTTTAGGCAAACCAAACACAGATCTCCCCTCCTCCAAAACTCCTTCTTTTGTTAATACCTTAATACGTTCTGATCTGGTTAACACGCTTCTATGCCTTGTTAATTTGCCTTTGTTTGAAAGACTCTTATCAATACTCATTTCAAAATTCTCCCTATTTTATTCGAATTGGATAACTAGAAGAAAACTGTTTTTTCCCCTCATACTCTAAATTACTTATTTCGGCTAAACATTTTTTCACCTTATCACTATTTCTGGAATCAAATTTACCCACACACACAACAAGCTCATTACCTCTTTTCGCCACAAAAGTATGGTAACGTGTCATATTTTTTACGGCTCTCGCTAAATTAGCGGCTTTCTTTTTATTTTTTTTTGTATCGCGGTACGAGATAATTTGCAAGGTCCACGTTACATTTTGCATCTCCTCATCGTTAGCTGTTGGTGGAGCTGCTGTCAAATCTACTGCATCAAGCACCACCCCCGGAGGTACCGACTTTACCTTGCCACCAATCTTCGCCTCACTGTTTGATTCTTGAAATATTTCCGGATTAAGAGCCTTTTTATAACCAAACCTGTAGCCAGTAAAAAAACAGGCAAATGCTAAAAAAACAGCACCCAGCGCACAAAGGATTAACGTTTCATGCTTCAGCGTAAGTTCATTCAAAAGGAGTTTTCTATATTTCTGGGCACGTGATTTTAAAGTTTCACTCGTTTTTGTATCCTTTATCCAATGAAGCTGTTGTTCCTTTTCACTCTCAACATCTCTTTTATCAGCATCTGCAGTGGCTTTATTTTTTTTCTGTGTAAGCAGGGGCATGACACTTGGATTTTTTTGCTCTGATCCAATCTCTCTTCCCTTATAATTCATCTTATGTTGATCTTTCGGCTTCTTGAAAACCTCAAAAAATTCTTTAGAGTCCTTATTCTTCTTAAGCATTTAAGATCCTTGTTACACAAACTTTGTAACTTTACACCTGTTCAAAAAAAATCTCTACAATTTGTCCACTTGAATTTTATGATGTATATTTCTACAGACAGATAATCCGAAAAAAACATATCCACTGCCACGAATATGAAGTCTATTAAAAATATATTTTAAAGTCAAGCGTCATTTGATACATTGAAGTCAACCGGTTCCCTGGTACATGGTATTTTCATAATCATACCAGTCAGTCTTGTTTAATACAAAAAGTGCTATTGCACTGACCGCATACCACACGTTCAGAGAACAACAGCAAATAAGAATATTCAGTATAAGATACAGTATTGAGATCTTGTAAACAATCTTAAATAGTTTCTCATATCTGGTTAACCATTCTGACCCTCTTTTCGAGTTAAATTTTTTAAAAAGATACTCTTTTGTAGCGTTCACGGTATATTATTCCTGAAAAAGCAGGTTGCCACTCAATATGGGAGGCTGCAGTCAGAGGGTTCAGTATGCACCGGGTGCCTTGTGATATGAGTCTTCAATTCAGCAATTTCTTGTTTTTTACTGAAGACTGCTGATTTAAAGACTGTCCAGCCAAACCTTCGGTGTGTCAGTGAAAAAAATTTAATAAATAAGCTGCCATTCTCTTACTAATTTCATGACAGGTTTACCGGTTTAGTACGAACAGGGCTTTTATAAAAAATTCCGAGAAACAAAAAACGCCTCCTATCCGTCCTCCGTGTATACACACAGGGTATTCTTACCCATACTCTTTGCTTTATAGAGGGCAACGTCTGCCTTTCTAATCAAATCTTCCTGTGTATGTGCATCATCAGGGTACCCGGCAAGGCCCGCGCTGATAGTTATTTTTTCGACTTGTGGCAGCCCTTCTACTGTAAAGGAAGCAACACTGTTAACAATCCTTTTCCCGAATATTTTTCCGTGTTCTTTGGCTGTTTCTGATAAAATTATTGCAAATTCTTCTCCTCCATACCGCACAACCGGATCTATTTTTCTGACGAGTGATTTAAACAATGATGCCAGTTCCTTCAATACTTTATCACCAGCCTGATGGCCATAGGTGTCATTAAATCTTTTAAAATCATCAACATCAATCATTAATAAAGAAAAATTGTGCTTATATCTATCGGCCCTGGACATTTCACTATCTAATAGTTTATGAAAAAACCGATGGTTATATAAACCGGTAAGCCCGTCAGTCCGGGAAATCTGTTCATAGTAATCTCTTTCAGCTGCACGTTTTTCAAGTGTCCTCTTATACAGTGTCCTTTCAACGATA is drawn from Candidatus Scalindua sp. and contains these coding sequences:
- a CDS encoding aminotransferase class I/II-fold pyridoxal phosphate-dependent enzyme, with the protein product MISDRMQGFEASGIRKVFDLAQKIKNPVNLSIGQPDFDVPDEIKEEAVRAIKSGFNRYTITQGIPELSEKILKQAKLEKGIIADDIMITSGVAGALTLAFLVLINPGDEVLVPDPYFVSFKHLIKFCGGDIKFIDTYPEFELTPSRILSCISSRTKMLLINSPSNPTGAVCRPEHLVEICEIAKKYNLIIISDEIYSRFVYDTTCQSIGMLHENTLTCQGFSKSYAMTGWRLGSVIGPKKIINEMIKLQQYTYICAPSFAQIAGVKALDVDISKYIDDYKEKRDFVYNGLKKNYRLTKPDGAFYLFPQVPWGTDEEFATRAIEKKLLLIPGSVFSEKKSHFRLSYAASFETLEQGVEILNTLATR
- a CDS encoding small basic protein → MSIDKSLSNKGKLTRHRSVLTRSERIKVLTKEGVLEEGRSVFGLPKVKTIKIRKKGKPSKEKGEEATSGAGKKEKAK
- a CDS encoding diguanylate cyclase → MHHDTINQNIPFGGEDDSSERSRIMIVDDEESFLKVLQGVLEVNGYKVKTCLDAFEALEELRNEVYELVITDLKMPGLSGVEFVKKARIISPNSYLVVMTGFPSVETAVKCMKLGAADYLVKPFDMEYFQIIVERTLYKRTLEKRAAERDYYEQISRTDGLTGLYNHRFFHKLLDSEMSRADRYKHNFSLLMIDVDDFKRFNDTYGHQAGDKVLKELASLFKSLVRKIDPVVRYGGEEFAIILSETAKEHGKIFGKRIVNSVASFTVEGLPQVEKITISAGLAGYPDDAHTQEDLIRKADVALYKAKSMGKNTLCVYTEDG